The Roseococcus microcysteis genome contains a region encoding:
- a CDS encoding lytic transglycosylase domain-containing protein has product MARARRLSAPVLALAALGVLAACGSQQQARTPAASSTQIRSTTPPGPPGDPWGPWIREASARFDVPEAWIREVMRQESGGRAHVTSRAGAMGLMQVMPATYRELQARHGLGDDPYHPYDSIMAGTAYLRQMYDLFGSPAFLAAYNAGPGRLEGFLYNRRGLPPETRNYVARVGPGVIRHSPSRRAPAEIYAAAEIPLQVPPGPRRMDAATRLALAEQRQIREQGAMFASRTPAPAPAPAAAAPPVVLASAPAPAPVISPSGGRVLPDGRIVVAAMDPIPDGSTPEGAARLAESQGALPPLSDSTPPALPVAAAPARGLGLIGTAQASTLPASFRQAPRPASALVAPVLAAPTRTASTLAAPTLTAPARATPVAMARPSAPAASWGVQVGAFRSPEQARRAAANAQTQARSGGMVQVMAVQVSQGTLFRARITGLNQAAAQQACARLSGGCAVVAPE; this is encoded by the coding sequence ATGGCACGCGCCCGCCGCCTGTCCGCGCCCGTGTTGGCGCTGGCCGCGCTGGGCGTGCTGGCGGCTTGCGGATCGCAGCAGCAGGCGCGCACGCCCGCCGCCAGTTCCACGCAAATCCGCAGCACCACGCCGCCGGGCCCGCCCGGCGACCCCTGGGGCCCCTGGATCCGTGAGGCCTCGGCCCGGTTCGACGTGCCCGAGGCCTGGATCCGCGAGGTGATGCGCCAGGAATCCGGCGGCCGCGCGCATGTCACCTCGCGCGCCGGCGCCATGGGGCTGATGCAGGTGATGCCGGCCACCTATCGCGAATTGCAGGCCCGCCACGGGCTGGGGGATGACCCCTACCACCCCTATGACAGCATCATGGCCGGCACCGCCTATCTCCGGCAGATGTATGACCTCTTCGGCTCGCCCGCCTTCCTGGCCGCCTACAACGCGGGGCCAGGCCGGCTGGAGGGCTTCCTCTACAACCGCCGCGGCCTGCCGCCCGAGACGCGCAACTACGTCGCCCGCGTGGGCCCCGGCGTGATCCGCCACAGCCCGAGCCGCCGCGCGCCGGCCGAGATCTACGCCGCCGCCGAAATCCCGCTGCAGGTGCCGCCCGGCCCGCGCCGGATGGACGCCGCCACGCGCCTCGCCCTCGCCGAGCAGCGCCAGATCCGCGAGCAGGGCGCCATGTTCGCCAGCCGCACGCCCGCCCCGGCCCCCGCGCCAGCGGCCGCGGCGCCGCCGGTGGTGCTGGCCTCGGCGCCCGCCCCCGCGCCGGTGATCTCGCCCAGCGGCGGGCGGGTGCTGCCCGACGGACGCATCGTCGTCGCCGCCATGGACCCCATCCCGGATGGCTCCACGCCCGAGGGCGCGGCGCGGCTGGCCGAGTCGCAGGGCGCGCTGCCGCCGCTGTCGGACTCCACGCCGCCGGCTCTGCCGGTGGCCGCCGCCCCGGCGCGCGGCCTGGGGCTGATCGGCACGGCGCAGGCCAGCACCCTGCCCGCGAGCTTCCGCCAGGCGCCGCGCCCGGCCAGCGCCCTCGTCGCGCCCGTGCTGGCCGCGCCGACCCGCACCGCGTCCACCCTTGCCGCGCCCACCCTCACCGCCCCGGCCCGCGCCACGCCCGTGGCGATGGCCCGCCCCTCCGCGCCGGCCGCGAGCTGGGGTGTGCAGGTGGGTGCCTTCCGCTCGCCCGAGCAGGCGCGCCGCGCGGCCGCGAACGCCCAGACCCAGGCGCGCAGCGGCGGCATGGTGCAGGTGATGGCGGTGCAGGTGTCGCAGGGCACGCTGTTCCGCGCGCGCATCACGGGGCTGAACCAGGCCGCCGCGCAGCAGGCCTGCGCGCGGCTGAGCGGCGGCTGCGCGGTCGTCGCGCCCGAATAA
- a CDS encoding glutamate-5-semialdehyde dehydrogenase, which yields MRAKDEGPVNAVTDDAARLFDTAGRAARAAAALVARAPGPVKDAALRAAAARLRAEAAAILAANAADLDAAPGLTAAFRDRLVLNPARIEAMAKGLEEVAALPDPVGRVLAEWTRPNGLRFARVAQPLGVIGMIFESRPNVTADAGALCLKAGSAVILRGGSESAHSARAIAACLRAGLAEVGLPEDVIQLAPTQDRAFVGAMLRGSGLVDLIIPRGGKGLVTRVLEEARVPVLAHAEGLCHSFVHAAANPDMARTVLLDAKLRRTGVCGATETLLVDAAIAPSLLPLLVADLAAKGCGFRADERARAICPELPAATEQDFATEWLDAMLSIAVVDGVEGALAHIRRFGSEHTEAIITEDAAAAEEFLAGIDSAVGLWNASTQFCDGGEFGFGAEIGIATGRMHARGPVGLEQLCTYRYRITGTGQVRG from the coding sequence ATGCGCGCGAAAGATGAGGGTCCCGTGAACGCCGTCACCGATGATGCCGCCCGCCTGTTCGACACCGCCGGCCGCGCCGCCCGCGCCGCCGCCGCCCTCGTCGCGCGCGCGCCAGGCCCGGTGAAGGATGCGGCGCTGCGCGCGGCGGCGGCACGGCTGCGCGCCGAGGCGGCGGCCATCCTCGCCGCCAATGCGGCCGACCTGGACGCCGCCCCCGGCCTCACCGCCGCCTTCCGCGACCGGCTGGTGCTCAACCCCGCCCGAATCGAGGCCATGGCGAAGGGGCTGGAGGAAGTCGCCGCCCTGCCGGACCCCGTGGGCCGCGTGCTGGCCGAATGGACGCGCCCCAACGGGCTGCGCTTCGCCCGCGTGGCGCAGCCGCTCGGCGTCATCGGCATGATCTTCGAGAGCCGCCCCAACGTGACCGCTGATGCCGGGGCGCTCTGCCTCAAGGCCGGCTCCGCCGTCATCCTGCGCGGCGGCAGCGAGAGCGCCCATTCCGCCCGCGCCATCGCCGCCTGCCTGCGCGCGGGCCTGGCGGAGGTCGGCTTGCCCGAGGATGTGATCCAGCTCGCCCCCACCCAGGACCGCGCCTTCGTGGGCGCCATGCTGCGCGGGTCGGGCCTGGTGGACCTCATCATCCCGCGCGGCGGCAAGGGGCTGGTGACGCGCGTGCTGGAGGAGGCGCGGGTGCCCGTGCTGGCCCATGCCGAGGGGCTCTGCCACAGCTTCGTCCATGCGGCGGCGAACCCGGACATGGCGCGCACGGTGCTGCTGGACGCCAAGCTGCGCCGCACCGGCGTCTGCGGCGCCACCGAGACTTTGCTGGTGGACGCCGCCATCGCGCCCTCCCTGCTGCCCCTGCTGGTGGCGGACCTGGCGGCCAAGGGCTGCGGCTTCCGCGCCGATGAACGCGCCCGCGCCATCTGTCCCGAACTGCCCGCCGCGACCGAGCAGGATTTCGCCACGGAATGGCTGGACGCCATGCTGAGCATCGCGGTGGTGGACGGGGTGGAGGGGGCGCTCGCCCATATCCGCCGCTTCGGCAGCGAGCACACGGAAGCCATCATCACCGAGGACGCCGCCGCCGCGGAGGAATTCCTGGCCGGGATCGATTCGGCGGTGGGGCTGTGGAACGCCTCCACCCAGTTCTGCGACGGGGGCGAGTTCGGCTTCGGCGCCGAGATCGGCATCGCCACGGGCCGGATGCACGCGCGCGGCCCGGTGGGGCTGGAGCAGCTTTGCACCTATCGCTATCGCATCACCGGCACGGGGCAGGTGCGGGGCTGA
- a CDS encoding nicotinate-nucleotide adenylyltransferase — protein MRNAKTIPARPSRAAPGPAGDGRRARIGLLGGSFNPAHEGHRHVAEVALRALRLDQVWMLVSPGNPLKPSAGMAPFAERLASARRVADGVRVVATDIEARLGSRYTFRTLALLRVRFRRVAFVLVLGADNLLQLPRWRRWREIARQTALAVLPRPGYSRMALRGRAASVLRHTRRDAGGLLALTPQDGLLQAGEGAWCFIPAAERSISATAIRAGARS, from the coding sequence GTGAGGAACGCCAAGACCATCCCCGCGCGCCCTTCGCGCGCCGCCCCCGGCCCGGCCGGCGATGGGCGTCGCGCGCGGATCGGCCTGCTGGGCGGCAGCTTCAACCCGGCGCATGAGGGCCACCGCCATGTGGCGGAGGTGGCGCTGCGGGCGCTGCGGCTCGACCAGGTGTGGATGCTGGTCTCGCCCGGCAATCCGCTGAAGCCCAGCGCCGGCATGGCCCCCTTCGCCGAACGCCTGGCCAGCGCGCGCCGCGTGGCCGATGGCGTGCGGGTGGTCGCGACCGACATCGAGGCCCGCCTGGGCTCGCGCTACACCTTCCGCACCCTGGCGCTGCTGCGTGTGCGCTTCCGCCGCGTGGCTTTCGTGCTGGTGCTGGGCGCGGACAATCTGCTGCAATTGCCGCGCTGGCGGCGCTGGCGGGAGATCGCGCGCCAAACGGCGCTGGCGGTCCTGCCGCGTCCGGGCTACAGCCGGATGGCGCTGCGTGGGCGCGCGGCCAGCGTGCTGCGCCACACCCGCCGCGACGCCGGCGGGCTTTTGGCGTTGACCCCACAGGACGGGTTGCTGCAAGCGGGGGAGGGGGCATGGTGCTTCATCCCGGCCGCCGAGCGATCCATTTCCGCCACCGCGATCCGCGCGGGGGCGAGGAGCTAG
- the rsfS gene encoding ribosome silencing factor — MARTPDDTKKPARKPAARTTKPSTRAKPPVREAAAKAPQRDASKKAAPRGDAKPVAPRGGARTAAPRGAAKPSAPRGAARTTATRDGGDTKPRAGGKTTPTRAPTAGKAPRAARSEAQAPARKRAAPAEASPARRPRAEAPAPARRAAATPAAKPAPRRRAATPEPMPAKRGTTANVRATPRGTSAATPRAAAGTVKPRATGAAARASSAASPKRSSSGTSASRASGATSAPRASGATSAPRASGATPKRAAGEAKPDAAAKPRPIAPRRKAGKRVPMDRDRLAALVAVAVKSLEDDKAEDVVVLDVTGRASFTDRMVIATGLVERQIEAMAAHLVENLGKEGLRLKRDAIQGSEDWVLIDAGDLVIHLFKPEARQAYDLEKMWGPDSPLGEAAPGEQSPI; from the coding sequence ATGGCGCGGACACCCGACGACACGAAGAAGCCCGCCCGCAAGCCCGCGGCCCGGACGACGAAGCCCAGCACCCGGGCCAAGCCCCCGGTGCGCGAAGCGGCGGCGAAGGCCCCGCAGCGGGACGCCTCGAAGAAGGCGGCGCCGCGCGGCGATGCCAAGCCGGTCGCCCCGCGTGGCGGTGCCAGGACGGCAGCCCCGCGAGGCGCGGCAAAGCCATCGGCCCCGCGTGGCGCGGCCCGGACGACCGCCACCCGGGATGGCGGCGACACCAAGCCGCGCGCCGGCGGCAAGACGACGCCGACCCGCGCCCCCACCGCCGGGAAGGCCCCCCGCGCCGCGCGGTCCGAGGCACAGGCGCCCGCGCGCAAGCGTGCCGCCCCCGCCGAGGCCAGCCCGGCCCGCCGCCCCCGTGCCGAAGCGCCGGCTCCCGCCCGGCGCGCCGCCGCGACGCCGGCCGCCAAGCCCGCCCCACGTCGCCGTGCCGCGACGCCCGAGCCCATGCCGGCCAAGCGCGGCACCACGGCCAATGTGCGCGCCACGCCGCGCGGCACCTCCGCCGCGACGCCGCGCGCCGCCGCCGGAACGGTGAAGCCGCGCGCCACGGGTGCCGCCGCGCGCGCTTCCAGCGCTGCGTCACCCAAACGCTCTTCCTCCGGGACGTCGGCCTCGCGCGCCTCCGGCGCGACGTCCGCCCCGCGCGCCTCCGGCGCGACGTCTGCCCCGCGCGCCTCCGGCGCGACGCCCAAGCGCGCCGCCGGCGAGGCCAAGCCCGACGCCGCCGCCAAGCCCCGCCCCATCGCCCCGCGCCGCAAGGCGGGCAAGCGCGTGCCGATGGACCGGGACCGCCTGGCCGCGCTGGTCGCCGTCGCGGTGAAGAGCCTGGAGGATGACAAGGCGGAGGATGTGGTGGTGCTCGACGTCACCGGCCGCGCCAGCTTCACCGACCGCATGGTGATCGCCACCGGCCTCGTGGAGCGGCAGATCGAGGCCATGGCCGCGCACCTCGTGGAAAACCTGGGCAAGGAAGGCCTGCGCCTGAAGCGCGACGCCATCCAGGGCAGCGAGGACTGGGTGCTGATCGACGCGGGCGACCTCGTCATCCATCTGTTCAAGCCCGAAGCGCGCCAGGCCTATGACCTGGAGAAGATGTGGGGTCCCGACAGCCCGCTGGGCGAAGCGGCCCCCGGCGAGCAATCGCCCATTTGA
- a CDS encoding 23S rRNA (pseudouridine(1915)-N(3))-methyltransferase RlmH has product MKARLLAIGRFKSGAEGALFAQYNARLRPPLDLVELPEARGSAGEIRAREGAALLAVLPANGLLVALDLGGPAPSSEALAALTERWEQTARPIAFAIGGAEGLDGAVTARAEHVLSLGPLTWPHLLVRALLAEQLFRAQCIRANHPYHRRWRPA; this is encoded by the coding sequence TTGAAGGCGCGGCTGCTGGCCATCGGCCGGTTCAAGTCGGGGGCGGAGGGCGCGCTCTTCGCCCAATACAACGCCCGGCTGCGCCCGCCGCTCGACCTCGTGGAACTGCCCGAGGCACGCGGCAGCGCGGGCGAGATCCGCGCGCGGGAAGGGGCGGCGCTGCTGGCCGTCCTGCCGGCCAATGGCCTGCTGGTGGCGCTGGACCTGGGTGGCCCCGCGCCTTCCTCCGAAGCCCTGGCCGCGCTGACCGAACGCTGGGAACAGACCGCCCGCCCCATCGCCTTCGCCATCGGCGGCGCCGAAGGGCTGGATGGCGCCGTCACCGCGCGGGCGGAGCATGTGCTCTCGCTCGGCCCGCTCACCTGGCCGCACCTGCTGGTGCGGGCGCTGCTGGCCGAACAGCTGTTCCGCGCCCAGTGCATCCGCGCGAATCATCCCTACCACCGCAGGTGGAGACCCGCCTAA
- a CDS encoding NnrU family protein translates to MSMFLLILASCLWVGVHFGIAGTAVRGQLAARLGERGFTIGYSLLSVLAIILLVQAWGAAPYVGLWLTPDWLRWVLALLMLPAFVLFVASVATPNPTVVGGKLTTPEPRGIQRITRHPMLWSFALWGLIHLIAKGSLGGVFFFGAFLVTALVGMPSIDRKVAARSPEMWARLGPVTSILPFGAILAGRNRLVLAEIPVVVWAGGALAWLVFLIAHPWLFGYPAIPL, encoded by the coding sequence ATGAGCATGTTCCTCCTGATCCTGGCCTCCTGCCTCTGGGTGGGGGTGCATTTCGGCATCGCGGGCACGGCGGTGCGCGGGCAGCTGGCCGCGCGGCTGGGCGAGCGCGGCTTCACCATCGGCTATTCCCTGCTGTCGGTCCTGGCCATCATCCTGCTCGTGCAGGCCTGGGGCGCGGCCCCCTATGTGGGGTTGTGGCTGACGCCGGACTGGCTGCGCTGGGTGCTGGCGCTGCTGATGCTGCCGGCCTTCGTGCTGTTCGTGGCCTCGGTCGCCACGCCCAACCCCACCGTGGTGGGTGGCAAGCTGACCACACCCGAGCCGCGCGGCATCCAGCGCATCACCCGCCACCCCATGCTGTGGTCCTTCGCGCTGTGGGGGCTGATCCACCTGATCGCGAAGGGCAGCCTGGGCGGCGTCTTCTTCTTCGGCGCCTTCCTGGTGACGGCGCTGGTCGGCATGCCCTCCATTGACCGGAAGGTGGCGGCGCGGAGCCCGGAGATGTGGGCGCGGCTCGGCCCCGTCACCTCCATCCTGCCTTTCGGCGCCATCCTGGCGGGGCGGAACCGGTTGGTGCTGGCGGAAATCCCGGTCGTCGTCTGGGCGGGCGGGGCCTTGGCCTGGCTGGTCTTCCTCATCGCCCATCCCTGGCTCTTCGGATATCCGGCAATTCCCCTTTGA
- a CDS encoding ion transporter, whose amino-acid sequence MQEALTSADSGSDLRARAARLVMEPLFQKVVIGLILFNAVTLGLETSDSISARWGGVLAVLDRALLVIFTLEVALRIYAFRGRFFRDPWGLFDLAIITIAWLPATGPLSVLRALRILRVLRLVSVVPSMRLVVEAMLHALPGMGSIVMLMGLIFYVFAVMATKLYGEILPDRFGTLGSSLYTLFQMMTLESWSEANVRPILEHQPLAWMFFVPFILIATFVVLNLFIGVIVDSIQTLRKQREASDPATVAADAHTREVEEEQHALLREIRALRAEVAALREAQPKTTP is encoded by the coding sequence ATGCAGGAAGCCCTCACCAGCGCCGATTCCGGCAGCGACCTGCGCGCGCGCGCCGCGCGCCTGGTCATGGAGCCGCTGTTCCAGAAGGTCGTGATCGGGCTGATCCTGTTCAACGCCGTGACGCTGGGGCTGGAGACCAGCGACAGCATCTCCGCCCGCTGGGGCGGGGTGCTGGCGGTGCTGGACCGGGCGCTGCTGGTGATCTTCACCCTGGAGGTGGCGCTGCGGATCTACGCCTTCCGTGGCCGCTTCTTCCGCGACCCCTGGGGGCTGTTCGACCTGGCCATCATCACCATCGCCTGGCTGCCGGCCACGGGGCCGCTGTCGGTGCTGCGGGCGCTGCGAATCCTGCGCGTGCTGCGCCTGGTCTCGGTCGTGCCCAGCATGCGGCTGGTGGTGGAGGCCATGCTGCACGCCCTGCCGGGCATGGGCTCCATCGTGATGCTGATGGGCCTGATCTTCTACGTCTTCGCGGTGATGGCGACGAAGCTCTACGGCGAGATCCTGCCAGACCGCTTCGGCACGCTGGGATCGAGCCTCTACACGCTGTTCCAGATGATGACGCTGGAATCCTGGTCCGAGGCCAATGTCCGCCCGATCCTGGAGCACCAGCCGCTGGCCTGGATGTTCTTCGTGCCCTTCATCCTGATCGCGACCTTCGTGGTGCTGAACCTGTTCATCGGCGTGATCGTGGACAGCATCCAGACGTTGCGGAAGCAGCGCGAGGCGAGCGACCCCGCCACGGTCGCGGCCGACGCCCATACCCGCGAGGTGGAGGAGGAGCAGCACGCCCTGCTGCGCGAAATCCGCGCGCTGCGGGCCGAGGTGGCGGCCCTGCGCGAGGCTCAGCCGAAGACCACGCCATAG
- a CDS encoding DUF2306 domain-containing protein, translating into MSMLQVHLWSSLLAAALILSVLALPKGTARHRMAGRVAVGAWALAALSSFGLPAFGTLTPIHALTLLTLVMLPLGIHYARQGRIAAHRTTMLATAGGLLTAGVFATVIPGRYLYGVVFG; encoded by the coding sequence ATGTCCATGCTGCAAGTGCATCTTTGGTCCTCGCTGCTGGCCGCGGCGCTCATTCTCTCGGTGCTCGCGCTGCCCAAGGGCACGGCGCGGCACCGAATGGCCGGAAGGGTGGCGGTGGGGGCCTGGGCGCTGGCCGCCCTCTCCTCCTTCGGGCTGCCGGCCTTCGGCACCCTCACGCCCATCCATGCGCTGACCTTGCTGACGCTGGTGATGCTGCCGCTGGGCATCCACTACGCGCGGCAGGGGCGCATCGCGGCGCACCGCACCACCATGCTGGCCACCGCGGGCGGGCTGCTGACGGCGGGCGTCTTCGCCACCGTCATCCCGGGCCGCTACCTCTATGGCGTGGTCTTCGGCTGA
- a CDS encoding TetR/AcrR family transcriptional regulator yields the protein MSTSEKPYHHGDLRAALLDAADTLLDQGGDGAVSLREVARMAGVSPTAAYRHFADKEALLAALAARHFAQFGAALGGRPLAEMGPAYLRFALARPGRFRLMFGPLLQRSRQHPALAQASDAALAGLYAAAPSPDAALRAWGMVHGLAHLMLDGALPADEELITRLLNPPG from the coding sequence GTGTCAACATCAGAAAAGCCCTATCACCATGGCGATCTGCGCGCCGCCCTGCTCGATGCCGCCGACACGCTGCTGGACCAGGGCGGGGATGGCGCGGTGTCGCTGCGCGAGGTGGCGCGCATGGCCGGCGTCTCCCCCACCGCCGCCTACCGGCATTTCGCGGACAAGGAGGCGCTGCTGGCCGCCCTCGCCGCGCGACACTTCGCGCAGTTCGGCGCGGCCCTCGGCGGGCGGCCGCTGGCCGAGATGGGCCCCGCCTACCTCCGCTTCGCCCTCGCCCGGCCTGGCCGCTTCCGGCTGATGTTCGGCCCCCTGCTGCAACGGTCCCGGCAGCACCCGGCGCTGGCCCAGGCGTCCGACGCCGCGCTGGCGGGGCTCTACGCCGCCGCGCCCTCACCCGATGCCGCGCTGCGCGCCTGGGGCATGGTGCATGGCCTGGCGCACCTGATGCTGGACGGCGCCCTGCCGGCGGACGAAGAACTCATCACCCGCCTGCTCAACCCCCCCGGCTGA
- the gpmI gene encoding 2,3-bisphosphoglycerate-independent phosphoglycerate mutase, with the protein MTKPVMLVILDGWGHRAESVDNAVALARTPNFDALWATCPRNHLRTSGLDVGLPEGQMGNSEVGHLNIGAGRVVMQDLPRIDAAIADGSLEGMAPLADFVAAMQASGGTAHLVGLISAGGVHSHQRHALALARILDQAGIPVALHAWTDGRDTAPRAAGDSLAVVEQEFGALKRARIATITGRYFAMDRDHRWERVEQAWRAMVLAEGNQAESADAAIRACYAADKHDEFLPASVLPGHGGMADGDGILCFNFRADRVRQILAALLDPGFTGFARPRSPRFAASLGLVEYARELNPLIGTIFPPQSMEDILGAVVSAAGRTQLHMAETEKYPHVTYFLNGGEEVAFAGETRIMVPSPKVATYDLQPEMSAPELTEKAVEAIASGAHDLIVLNFANADMVGHTGSLSAAIRACEAVDRGLGAIADAIRAQGGALMVTADHGNAELMRDPANDGPHTSHTTNPVPVLLMGGPEGAVLREGRLGDIAPTLLALMGLPQPAAMTGRSLLA; encoded by the coding sequence ATGACCAAGCCCGTGATGCTGGTGATCCTGGATGGCTGGGGCCATCGCGCCGAGAGCGTGGACAATGCCGTGGCCTTGGCCCGGACGCCCAATTTCGACGCGCTCTGGGCCACCTGCCCGCGCAACCACCTCCGCACCTCGGGCCTCGATGTCGGGCTGCCGGAGGGGCAGATGGGCAATAGCGAGGTGGGGCACCTGAACATCGGCGCCGGCCGGGTGGTGATGCAGGACCTGCCGCGCATTGATGCCGCCATCGCCGATGGCAGCCTGGAGGGCATGGCGCCGCTGGCCGACTTCGTCGCCGCCATGCAGGCCAGCGGTGGCACCGCGCATCTGGTGGGGCTGATCTCGGCGGGCGGGGTGCATTCGCACCAGCGCCATGCCCTGGCCCTGGCCCGAATCCTGGACCAGGCGGGCATCCCGGTCGCGCTGCATGCCTGGACCGATGGGCGCGACACCGCGCCGCGCGCGGCCGGCGATTCGCTGGCCGTGGTGGAACAGGAATTCGGCGCGCTGAAGCGGGCGCGCATCGCCACCATCACCGGCCGCTACTTCGCCATGGACCGCGACCACCGCTGGGAGCGGGTGGAGCAGGCCTGGCGCGCCATGGTCCTGGCCGAGGGCAACCAGGCCGAGAGCGCCGACGCCGCCATCCGCGCCTGCTACGCCGCCGACAAGCATGATGAATTCCTGCCCGCCTCCGTCCTGCCCGGCCATGGGGGCATGGCGGATGGCGACGGTATCCTCTGCTTCAATTTCCGCGCCGACCGCGTGCGGCAGATCCTGGCGGCCCTGCTGGACCCGGGCTTCACGGGCTTCGCCCGTCCCCGTTCGCCACGCTTCGCGGCCAGCCTGGGCCTGGTGGAATACGCCCGCGAGCTGAACCCGCTGATCGGCACGATCTTCCCGCCGCAATCCATGGAGGACATCCTGGGCGCGGTGGTGAGTGCCGCAGGCCGCACCCAGCTGCACATGGCCGAGACGGAGAAATACCCCCACGTCACCTACTTCCTGAACGGCGGCGAGGAGGTGGCCTTCGCGGGCGAGACGCGCATCATGGTGCCCTCGCCCAAGGTCGCGACCTATGACCTCCAGCCGGAGATGAGCGCGCCGGAACTCACGGAAAAGGCGGTGGAGGCCATCGCCTCCGGCGCGCATGATTTGATCGTGCTGAACTTCGCCAATGCCGACATGGTGGGCCACACCGGCAGCCTTTCCGCCGCCATCCGCGCCTGCGAGGCGGTGGACCGCGGCCTCGGCGCCATCGCGGATGCCATCCGCGCCCAGGGCGGTGCCCTGATGGTGACGGCCGACCACGGCAATGCCGAGCTGATGCGCGACCCGGCCAATGACGGCCCGCACACCTCCCACACCACCAACCCCGTGCCCGTACTGCTGATGGGCGGGCCGGAGGGGGCGGTGCTGCGCGAGGGGCGGCTGGGCGACATCGCGCCCACCCTGCTGGCGCTGATGGGCCTGCCCCAGCCCGCCGCCATGACCGGGCGCAGCCTGCTGGCCTGA
- the gshB gene encoding glutathione synthase, whose amino-acid sequence MTMALRVAVQMDPIESINIDGDSTFAMMLEAQARGHTLWHYHVRHLSLNAGRVLAQAHPVTVKRAKGDHYVFGEPVELDLGRDVDVVLMRQDPPFDMAYITATHILEHIHPKTLVVNDPAQVRNAPEKLFVTHFPELMPETLVTADTRQIAKFRAKHGDIIVKPLFGNGGAGVFHLRPDDPNLNSLVEMFTERSREPLVVQQYLPAVRLGDKRVILIDGVAMGAINRVPAEGEARSNMHVGGRAEPTQLTDREREICARIGPELKKRGMIFVGIDVIGGYLTEINVTSPTGLQELARFDGIHLERAIWDAIEEKRR is encoded by the coding sequence TTGACCATGGCGCTGCGCGTCGCCGTCCAGATGGACCCGATCGAGAGCATCAACATCGATGGCGACAGCACCTTCGCCATGATGCTGGAAGCCCAGGCGCGCGGCCACACGCTCTGGCACTACCATGTGCGCCACCTCTCGCTGAACGCGGGCCGCGTGCTGGCCCAGGCGCACCCCGTCACGGTGAAGCGCGCCAAGGGCGACCACTACGTCTTCGGTGAGCCGGTGGAACTCGACCTCGGCCGCGACGTGGATGTGGTGCTGATGCGCCAGGACCCGCCCTTCGACATGGCCTACATCACGGCCACGCACATCCTGGAACACATCCACCCCAAGACGCTGGTGGTGAACGACCCCGCCCAGGTCCGCAACGCGCCGGAAAAGCTCTTCGTCACCCATTTCCCGGAGCTGATGCCCGAGACGCTGGTGACGGCCGACACGCGGCAGATCGCGAAGTTCCGCGCGAAGCATGGCGACATCATCGTCAAGCCGCTCTTCGGCAATGGCGGCGCGGGCGTCTTCCACCTGCGCCCGGATGACCCCAACCTGAACTCGCTGGTGGAGATGTTCACCGAACGCTCGCGCGAACCCCTGGTGGTCCAGCAATACCTCCCCGCCGTGCGCCTGGGCGACAAGCGCGTGATCCTGATTGACGGCGTGGCCATGGGCGCCATCAACCGCGTGCCCGCCGAGGGCGAGGCGCGCAGCAACATGCACGTCGGCGGCCGCGCCGAACCCACGCAGCTGACCGACCGCGAGCGGGAAATCTGCGCCCGCATCGGGCCGGAGCTGAAGAAGCGCGGGATGATCTTCGTGGGCATTGACGTGATCGGCGGCTACCTCACCGAAATCAACGTCACCTCGCCCACCGGCCTGCAGGAGCTGGCGCGCTTCGACGGCATCCACCTGGAACGCGCCATCTGGGACGCGATCGAGGAAAAGCGGAGGTAG